Part of the Solanum pennellii chromosome 10, SPENNV200 genome is shown below.
AATTTATTACTATAGAATCGTGGATTGTAATTCAAGAATGTCAATTCCCTATCTCTATTTATTACTCTTTTGTGGTGCATGTTAGATTTTGAGTATGATCGCACTTTATAGAGTTTTTGTATATGAGTTTGGATCATCTTgaagttgtggtgagctgcttggttATTCTGTGGCCACACTTTTCCCTATCTCTATTTGTTAGATTGTTTTGATATTCCGATAAGATATTTCTTATGTCCATTTGCAAGTACAAAGATTCACATGGAGATTTAGAGGTTGGCTTGTCTTTGCCCATAACTCCAATGAATGCTTTTGTTGCTATATTCAACCATGGGCTAAGCTTTTTGTAAGAATGTATCGAGGTCTATCAGAAAATTTATTACTATAGAATCGTGGATTGTAATTCAAGAATGTCAATTCTCAATCtctatttattattcttttgtgGTGCATGTCAGATTTTGAGTACGATCTCACTTCATAGAGTTTTTGTATCTGAGTTTGGATcatcttggagttgtggtgagctgcttggttATTGTGTGGCCACACCTTTCCCTATCTCTATTTGTTAGATTGTTTTGATATTTCGATAAGATTTTTCTTATGTCTAGACTTGTCATATAGTTTCACATTTATATCGTCTTTTAGAAGCTGTTGTACTTATAACATTAAATCTCAGACATTATTCAACTTTTCACATTTTTATACTTTCGAAAGACTTAGTATTTGAGATATTTTTGTTTGTTGCTTACCTTTCcactttatttattaaatatcaaattatagCTACAATAATTGGATGTTtgatacttgatatataatcaATCAAGATCCAAATAGTATAGTGGGGAATATGTaagttgacatttttttaaagaataaaaagatgGCCCCAATAATATTCACAACAAAATTTATCTCTATCCACACGAAAAGCATATTTCAtttgaaaaagaagaattaaTATTCCATTCTTGTTTCGATAAATCACTTAAATATGCtatatggagaaaatatttaCCAAGATCCATTTAgtatttatgataataatttttttaaaactaaatctAACAATTTTCTGGATCAAAATTGTATAAAAGTTTGAtccatttttttatgtttgtctGTCTCTTTTTCTGCatataatttctcttctttttcaaaattttaattcaaataacgatttttaattatattttttttaaaggaaaaaaaaatataacaatccATAAATTGTCATAtcttcaaattgatttataCTGCACCATGAACTCTCAAAATATCACGAGGAAAAGAATACAAAGACCTAAAAATTGTACAAAATCGTATGTGTAAATtgagatttcaaaattttaaaattacagtAGGAAGAATCATTGATGACCAATAAAAAACTTCAagttttcaatttattatttggATTTTACAAAATTATGATGAGTTTGTATAAGTTGTTTCTccatattattgaaaaaaacattttggagtttatatcttaattttaagggaaactaattaagtttagcattgattttaggagaaatttcaaattaaaactcgaagaagatgaagattttgGAATTGTctgtattaaaattgaattagatatgtttcataattgtactaaaattgaattataatcaTGAACAATActtttataatacatatttaaaatatatcatctttttgGTGATACCAATTAGAAGAATTTAGGTAACTCACATATATCCTCTTCTTTACGATACTAATTAGAATTAATTTAGGTAATtcacttataatatatttataatacacGCACAACACATATTagttttcttagtttttttttttataatttttttttcagaatttggTATCCTTTctcaatttgtatttaaaatcgtatgtatacaattaatatttgtatcCATTCAAAAATCATGTTGCATAGTTTATAAATTTGGTATTTGTTTCAAAATTCATTCATTCTAAAGGTATGtcaattagttatatattttatttaaaaatgattacaacaaatattcatttatttcttttcaattctatatttcattcttactttttcatcatattatttttttgtattttatatattactatacaaaattctaaataaaaactagaacaaataaaaatacatattgaaatgaatacgaaatacaagatttttgaagaaaaaaatcaatagacacggaaaaatatatgaatacaaatatgtttcttaaataaCTATAGATTCATTTAGCATACCTATTGAAataaatacaaactaataaaaaaatacaacataaaactataatgaatataaatagaatacatagtggaatgaatacaatttaaaaaggttaaaattctagagagaaaaaaagaacaaaatttgagttttctttgaaaatataactcataagaaaattaagtaatccttacctttttttgaaatattctctctcttgattttctcccttttgttattaaataattctattctttaaataaaaaaataaataataaaaacataaataagataaataacaaactaaaattttgacatttttactaaatattcaaAATGTTGCTAATTAGCgctcttaaatgttaaaatattgacattttgaaaaatttctcaAACATCACCTATTtcttaataatataaatcaaaataatttatacgaCACATATAATGCATGTTGTACATATTCACGAACAAAGGTAGGTTCAATTCAGTTTATAGATCATTTGTCTTATCTTTCGTTAGTTACGTTTTTCCATTCGTTCTTAATTCtacttctaattcaactttaatattgcgtaatacaattttaatgcaaatttgGTTCATTTTTacaatttcttgatttatttgttactattggatacttgtttaattcattattgttACAAGTTTCATTCACTTTATAGATCAATATCTATTTTTCggtagttattttattttattcatggattatttcttctaattcaactttaatttttgtgtAATCCGCTTTCAAACACaagtttaattcaattttacaATTTATTGGTTGGTTTGTTACTATTTGAAtcacttgtttaattcattattgatacaagttttatttaGTTTACAAATCGAAGAATGCTCTTTTTTCGTTTGCTACATTTTGCATTCATGTTTAATTCTCTTCTAGTTCAATTTTAATACGcgtgtaatacatttttagttcaagtttaattcatttgcAACTTATTATGTCTCTTCGTTTGTTATCATTAGATAActtgtctaattaattattgatacatGTTTTATTCGATTTGAAATCAttgattattctaaaaaaaaatagggaaagaaagagaaaaaaaaagagcaacATAAAGAGATGGAGAAAGAGtaacgaaaaaaaaaaagaacaagagaGAACACaagtaagaaagaaataaaggagaaaggatgagaaattaaaaaagggaaaattatatataatgacaaactaaaaaattaaattaaatgttataattgcactttgatttaattgtaccctgtaacaaactgtttgtcagttgcctctctccctcaaactctcgtTCACCACTCTCCttttctcgctcgccactctctcttttatacaaacacaaatgtataaattgtgtttgtgtttgtataaagcgagacaaaattgtatatatacatatatttttgtttccctCTCTCCCTCTCCAGATCTCGATCGCCACTCTCTctgatctcgctcgccaccctcacCTTTCTctcttatacaaacagaaacgaaatgtataattgtgtttctatttgtataaatcgagaggaaattgtatatacacatgtaaatacatatatcttcgtcctatacatttataattatacaatataaatattctcatgcgaattttcttttgtctttctctctttctcgttttatacgtACATAAATTGTACAATTGATCTTTTGCATCtaactgctttcttttgtatatgtatagcaaattatacaactGGTTTCTTTGTATATGCATAGCGGAttatacaactttttttttgtatatgtatagcaaaatatacatatttatgtttgctattaAGCGTAATTATGCAAAATATAACTATACTATACAAATATGATTCTTATGTTTGTTATTTGTGAAAGTTATTCATTGAAAATAGGCGAGAGACAGAGAAAGAGtggaaaactaaaaaaaaagtgacaaagaaaaacaaatttaataaaatatataaagttattatatattgttataaatgataataattgagagataaatttaaaataaataattatttttcttagaaaataaattctaaTAATCGTCCTTTTAAATTTTGTACCAAATCAATATTAGTCACACATTAATTTTCTTACTGAATCATTCACATGTTGTCCGTAACGAGTAGGGTATTTCTATTTCTTTATGACGACAAGGTACTCCTTCATTTtcgatttatttgattaattttgacttgatataattttttttataaaaaaattaatttcatgatATTGAACATGTCACATgacatttttgaaataaaaaatcgtgtgtatatatatatatatatatatatatgagttataattgtacaaatatatatacaaattattttagaaaataaaatttaaaaatcttccTTTCAAATTTTGTACCAAATCAATGTAGGTCACACATTGATTTTCTTACTGATTCATTCACATGCTATCCGTAATGAGTAGggtatttctatttttttataacgATAAGGTACtcctttgtttttattaatttgtttgatttttaatttaatacaatttttttaatttctttttaaaaattaaattacataatattgaatatgttaCATGacgtttttaaaatataaattcataaatgtTCATGATATGTCTAAATAATTGATATGGAGTACCTTCTTTTCGTTAAGTACTCACAAGTTTTACACCAACTCATTTATTGGTCACACAATGATTTTCTTTGATTCATTACCATACTGTCAATAACGAGTAGGGTACATTATTGAAAGTTACTAAAGAGGGCAAACTCAGATAACAACAAACTAGAACTGAAATTGAGTCCAAACTAtaacactatgtttggatcattgttatacattgtattgtattgtatcgttactatatctacaatgtttgttttgattgttacttaaaatctattgtattgttaaatttcattgttacgtaacaatgaaaaaccttattttatggaacaaccaatttggtgtgttccaattgttacttaatttctttttccaattatatatttacataatatttcaaaatactattttacccttaatcttaattatataaatctagtcaaacctcctaccctaaaataattaggatattttagtaaatttataaaacgatcaaaccaaacaattaaaatgttattaaacaacaacaaataatacagTTAAGCCAAATattgtatctaccatacaatacagtatattagagtacaatacaatacaacacattatgaaacaatgatccaaacaaaatgtaaatgatgattgtttttataaaatataaaaatttaggtgattttaaatttattaaagttcccaaatctaaaaaatggttttgcatTACGGAAATTATTTCTCTTAACAAATAATGGCATGGACGAACTTttttacaaacaaaaattaCGTAAATCAGTCAAACTTTTAACGGACAAcataaataagttttttctAAAAACTCGATAGCATATTCAaatcttttcccttttttataataaatcGCAAAGTTGCCGCTATATAAGCCAAACATATTGATCTCATTTTTTAACCAAACAAAAACATGGTTTCGATTATTGAGCAATGCCAAGTTGCACCACCTACATGTGCCATAGATAAACTAACACTCCCTTTAACTTGCTTTGATACTTTATGGATATTACATAACCATCATATACCAAGGATTTTATTCTACAAACTCcaaaatattgacaaaattaGTTTCATTCAAAACATTATTCCTACTCTCAAACATTCACTCTCACTCACTCTCAAACACTATCTACCACTAGCTGGCAATCTTGTATGTCCATGGAATTCTACCGGTTATCCTGAACTACGTTATGTAACAGGAGATTCTGTATCTGTTACTTTTTCTGAAACTGACATGGATTTCGATTATCTTGTTAGTTATGATCATATACATAACGCTAAAGATTTTCATCCCTTTGTTCCTAAAATGGCTGAACCTAAAGATGCATCCGGAGTCCAATTTACACCGGTTTTAGCTATTCAAGTGACACTTTTTCCGAATCATGGTATATCTATTTCTTGCATTAGCCATCATGTCGTTGGTGACGAATCTACCATAGTAGGGTTCATAAATTCATGGGCTTTGCTCAACAAAAACAAAGGAAATGATGATCATGATGATAAATTCATCGTTCCATTTTATGATCGTTCTGTTGTCAAAGACCCTTATGGATTAGGAGATTGTATATGGGAAGAAACGAAGAAACATAAGAAAGAGATGATGAGTGACATAATTGTAACTCCTcctgataataataataataataataataataataataacaacaacatggTCCGAGGTACATTTACTATAAGACGAGATCACATTGAGAAACTcaagaatttaattttattaacaCGACCAAGCCTGACTCATGTAACATCATACACCGTAGTAGGTGGTTATGCATGGAGTTGTCTGGTAAAATCAGAGAACGCGACTGAAATAATAGATGAAAATGTAATGGAATGTTTTGGATGTGCAGTAAATTATAGAGCGCGATTTGATCCTCCACTCCCTTCATCTTATTTTGGGAATTGTATTATTTGGTACATTGCAAGTAGAAAACATGTTGATTTAGTAGGAAATGAAGGGTTTAGGGTTGCAACGGAATCGATTGgagaaattatttataaaaggaaCAAGGATAAAGAATACGTGTCGAATGGCGAGTGGTTGAAAGAAGTTGGTGGGGCATCCAATGAAGGGAGATATCTTGCGATTGCTGGATCGCcaaaatatgacttatatgaagCTGATTTTGGTTGGGGAAAATCACAAAAATGGCACTTTGTTTTTTTTGGGAGCGGCTTATTGATGTCTCTTGGTAAGTCTAAGGACTCGAATGGAGATTTGGAAATTGGTTTATATTTACCTAAAACTCGAATGAATGCATTTGCTACTATATTTAGTGATGGACTCAGCGTCCTATAGccagttttttattttatgaatttttagagATGATGGTCGAAATTATTTCTATTAGTTGTTAATTGACTAATTTGTATTTGTGCTTTTctttgaataaatttaaattaca
Proteins encoded:
- the LOC107001978 gene encoding anthocyanin 5-aromatic acyltransferase-like; translation: MVSIIEQCQVAPPTCAIDKLTLPLTCFDTLWILHNHHIPRILFYKLQNIDKISFIQNIIPTLKHSLSLTLKHYLPLAGNLVCPWNSTGYPELRYVTGDSVSVTFSETDMDFDYLVSYDHIHNAKDFHPFVPKMAEPKDASGVQFTPVLAIQVTLFPNHGISISCISHHVVGDESTIVGFINSWALLNKNKGNDDHDDKFIVPFYDRSVVKDPYGLGDCIWEETKKHKKEMMSDIIVTPPDNNNNNNNNNNNNNMVRGTFTIRRDHIEKLKNLILLTRPSLTHVTSYTVVGGYAWSCLVKSENATEIIDENVMECFGCAVNYRARFDPPLPSSYFGNCIIWYIASRKHVDLVGNEGFRVATESIGEIIYKRNKDKEYVSNGEWLKEVGGASNEGRYLAIAGSPKYDLYEADFGWGKSQKWHFVFFGSGLLMSLGKSKDSNGDLEIGLYLPKTRMNAFATIFSDGLSVL